A window of Pirellula sp. SH-Sr6A contains these coding sequences:
- a CDS encoding LamG domain-containing protein — MKCRAGFRVAFALLGMAAIGAGPSSLAIGQEGSGAGLRSALTFHASFDKHVNADFAKGDGRLRTAVSSGKRESASVGLPREGNVIHEPERGKFGGAIRFQNAIQPIVFYEGAKNLPMPKPHWECTVSFWLRTKPQADLREGFCDPIQITSKQWDDAAAFVEFEKRGDRIPFRLGVYADKKVWNPNGRPFESIPAEERPLVTVDDSPFHSGDWTHVAFTLDGFNTGEPTGVSKLYLNGKLAGQLSSRVQTFTWQEEQSAIMIGLSYVGLMDDLAVFHRALTAEEIQMLVGLPEGIRSLP, encoded by the coding sequence ATGAAGTGCCGAGCCGGTTTTCGTGTTGCGTTCGCGTTGCTTGGGATGGCCGCGATTGGGGCGGGGCCCTCTTCACTCGCCATCGGGCAAGAAGGCTCGGGTGCAGGTCTTCGTTCGGCTTTGACCTTTCATGCATCGTTTGACAAACATGTCAACGCAGACTTTGCAAAAGGGGATGGGCGATTGCGAACAGCCGTCTCTTCTGGCAAACGGGAGTCTGCGTCCGTGGGGCTACCGCGCGAGGGGAACGTGATTCACGAACCGGAGCGTGGCAAGTTCGGAGGTGCCATTCGCTTTCAGAATGCGATCCAACCGATTGTTTTTTACGAAGGGGCGAAGAACCTCCCGATGCCCAAGCCCCATTGGGAGTGCACGGTTTCTTTTTGGCTTCGTACCAAGCCACAGGCCGATCTCCGCGAGGGGTTCTGCGATCCCATTCAGATCACTTCCAAGCAGTGGGATGATGCTGCGGCCTTTGTGGAATTTGAGAAACGCGGGGATCGAATTCCCTTTCGATTGGGAGTTTATGCGGACAAGAAGGTTTGGAACCCGAATGGGCGTCCTTTTGAAAGCATTCCCGCGGAAGAGCGTCCTTTGGTGACTGTCGACGATTCCCCTTTTCATTCGGGGGATTGGACCCATGTCGCGTTCACCCTCGATGGATTCAACACGGGTGAACCGACCGGCGTGTCGAAGCTATATCTCAATGGGAAACTCGCGGGTCAGTTGTCGTCCCGCGTGCAGACCTTTACTTGGCAGGAAGAGCAATCGGCCATCATGATCGGCCTCAGTTATGTGGGTCTCATGGATGACCTTGCCGTGTTCCACCGAGCTTTGACGGCTGAGGAGATTCAAATGCTAGTTGGACTTCCTGAGGGGATCCGCAGCCTTCCGTGA